Proteins encoded together in one Fervidobacterium thailandense window:
- a CDS encoding 4Fe-4S dicluster domain-containing protein has translation MPKKKFKVMVKYEWCKACGICYHICPTKTIVRGELNRPDIPDHSTCIGCLMCENLCPDFAIDVVEEKSEEVGVENA, from the coding sequence ATGCCAAAGAAGAAATTCAAGGTTATGGTAAAATATGAATGGTGCAAGGCGTGTGGTATTTGCTATCACATCTGTCCAACGAAAACCATCGTGCGTGGTGAATTGAACAGGCCGGATATTCCGGATCATTCCACGTGCATCGGCTGTCTGATGTGCGAAAACTTGTGCCCTGACTTTGCAATAGACGTTGTTGAAGAAAAGAGTGAAGAGGTAGGTGTCGAAAATGCCTAA
- a CDS encoding 2-oxoacid:acceptor oxidoreductase subunit alpha, producing MPKSSRMVFWQGNEACAYGAIRAGCRFYAGYPITPSSEIAETMARELPKVGGVFVQMEDEIASAAAIIGASLAGVKSMTATSGPGFSLMQEAIGYAIMTETPTVFVDVMRAGPSTGMPTKPSQGDIMQARWGTHGDHAIIALYPSTVEEVYRYTIKAFNLAEEYRTPVILLMDEVLGHMYENFYLPPDSEIEIVERISSRELEEGEIFVPFSETEYAEHLPPTLVEMGKAKFHVSGLVHDESGFPMAVAETAERLIRRLVNKIKLHIDKIAECEEYMLEDAESVIIAYGTVARSAKEAVNIARAEGIKVGLLRPITIWPIPVNQMRKKLANVQNVLVAEMNLGQYASEVVKLIKPGTKLRVLSRVNGELIAPHEILDELNNMLLEGVDF from the coding sequence ATGCCTAAGTCGAGTAGAATGGTCTTCTGGCAAGGGAACGAAGCTTGTGCGTACGGTGCAATTCGGGCTGGTTGTAGATTTTATGCCGGTTACCCGATCACACCTTCCTCTGAGATTGCTGAAACAATGGCACGCGAACTTCCAAAGGTTGGCGGTGTGTTCGTTCAGATGGAGGACGAGATAGCCAGTGCGGCCGCGATAATTGGTGCATCGCTGGCCGGTGTGAAATCCATGACTGCAACCAGTGGGCCAGGGTTCAGCCTAATGCAGGAAGCGATCGGATATGCGATCATGACCGAAACACCAACGGTTTTCGTTGACGTGATGCGTGCAGGTCCATCAACGGGAATGCCTACAAAACCATCTCAAGGTGACATCATGCAAGCCCGTTGGGGAACACATGGAGACCACGCGATAATAGCGCTCTATCCATCCACCGTCGAAGAGGTTTACAGGTACACGATTAAAGCGTTCAACTTGGCCGAAGAATACAGAACACCTGTTATCTTGCTCATGGATGAGGTCCTGGGCCATATGTACGAGAACTTCTACCTACCACCGGACAGCGAGATAGAAATCGTTGAGAGGATTTCGTCCAGGGAACTCGAAGAGGGCGAGATTTTCGTTCCTTTCTCGGAGACCGAATACGCCGAGCACTTGCCACCAACGCTTGTGGAGATGGGAAAGGCGAAATTCCACGTTTCTGGGCTTGTGCACGACGAATCCGGATTCCCGATGGCCGTGGCCGAGACAGCTGAGAGGTTGATAAGAAGGCTTGTGAACAAGATAAAACTCCACATAGACAAGATTGCCGAGTGCGAAGAGTACATGCTTGAAGATGCGGAGAGCGTAATTATTGCGTACGGAACGGTTGCACGTTCGGCCAAGGAAGCGGTTAACATAGCAAGGGCTGAGGGGATAAAAGTGGGGTTGCTTCGCCCGATCACGATATGGCCGATACCGGTGAACCAGATGAGGAAAAAACTTGCGAACGTTCAGAATGTGCTCGTTGCTGAAATGAACCTCGGACAGTATGCCAGCGAGGTTGTTAAACTCATCAAACCCGGAACGAAACTGAGAGTTTTGAGCCGCGTAAACGGTGAGTTGATTGCACCGCACGAAATCCTCGATGAACTCAACAACATGCTCTTGGAAGGTGTTGATTTCTAA
- the secA gene encoding preprotein translocase subunit SecA: MALLGKLFDKNEWEIKKARKIVEKINALEPEVRKMSFFEMKAYIQSLKGRIQDPKELDQYLPKVFAIVREVARRTIGLRHFDVQLIGGIVLHQGKIAEMKTGEGKTLVATLPVVLNSLMDRNIHMVTVNDYLAKRDAMWMGPIYLALGLRVGVIHTTGKSYEVVWKNPELAERGLAENYCVWPEDFTDEFLPDELKVKKAVEAFEVDLIEVTKKEAYRCDVTYGTNSEFGFDYLRDNLVLYLEDKVQNGHFYAIVDEVDSILIDEARTPLIISGPSKQNAAVYKQFYQIAKRLEKDKHFKLDEEHRTVILTDEGIEYVEKLLGVDNLYDPANVNSIFHLINSLKAIHLFKKDVDYIVHNGQVLIVDEFTGRVLPGRRYSGGLHQAIEAKEGVPIKEESITYATITYQNYFRMYEKLAGMTGTAKTEEEEFKAIYGLEVVVIPTHKPMIRVDRDDLVYRTAEEKYRAIVEEIKRRHEKGQPVLVGTTSIEKSEKLSEMLKREKIPHQVLNAKYHEREAQIIALAGQKGAVTIATNMAGRGTDIKLGPGVKELGGLLVIGTERHESRRIDNQLRGRSGRQGDPGESIFYLSLEDDLLRIFGADQIRKIMDVVKIEPGQPIYHPLLTKLIEQVQKKVEGINFSIRKFLLELDSVLDTQRRAIYGYRDYILSSGVDAFIEEAIEHFVESRLEEFCTKAECNMEALRDSLAVVRDYVSLGDKVMSRDELKEELVRQLKMAYEEKKKEFSEEFDYVARFIVLRVIDENWRQYLEEVEHVKESVRLRSYGQKDPVLEFKRETYLMFNEMMSRIYELAVSYLLNLRRVDNRAEEESKKELARVTTIHEEFKLVSEEKPTSGKRPKLKLKRS, translated from the coding sequence ATGGCTTTACTCGGTAAATTGTTCGACAAAAACGAATGGGAAATTAAAAAGGCTCGAAAAATTGTGGAAAAGATAAACGCACTTGAACCTGAAGTGCGGAAGATGTCGTTTTTTGAAATGAAGGCCTATATACAATCACTCAAGGGAAGGATACAGGATCCCAAAGAGTTGGACCAGTACTTACCAAAGGTCTTTGCCATCGTCAGGGAAGTTGCAAGAAGAACGATTGGTTTGAGGCATTTCGATGTACAACTCATCGGTGGCATCGTTTTGCACCAAGGAAAAATAGCTGAGATGAAAACTGGTGAAGGAAAGACACTCGTTGCCACTTTACCCGTTGTTTTGAACTCGCTCATGGACAGGAACATCCACATGGTGACGGTGAACGATTACCTTGCAAAGCGCGATGCTATGTGGATGGGTCCCATATACCTGGCCCTCGGATTGAGGGTGGGGGTTATACACACAACCGGTAAATCCTACGAGGTTGTTTGGAAGAATCCCGAACTTGCCGAACGCGGACTTGCCGAGAATTACTGTGTCTGGCCCGAGGATTTTACCGATGAGTTTCTACCGGACGAGTTGAAGGTGAAAAAAGCCGTCGAGGCGTTCGAGGTCGATCTTATCGAAGTAACTAAGAAAGAGGCTTACAGGTGCGATGTTACCTACGGTACGAACTCCGAGTTCGGATTCGATTATCTCAGGGACAATCTCGTGTTGTACCTCGAGGACAAGGTCCAGAACGGGCACTTCTACGCGATTGTAGATGAAGTTGACAGTATACTCATCGATGAGGCGAGAACACCGTTGATAATCAGTGGCCCGTCAAAGCAAAACGCCGCAGTTTACAAACAGTTCTACCAAATTGCCAAACGACTCGAAAAGGATAAGCACTTCAAACTTGATGAAGAGCACCGAACGGTAATACTGACCGACGAAGGTATCGAGTACGTTGAAAAACTTCTTGGGGTTGATAACCTCTACGATCCGGCAAACGTGAACAGCATTTTCCATCTCATTAACTCCCTAAAAGCCATCCACCTTTTCAAGAAAGATGTTGACTACATCGTCCACAACGGGCAAGTACTCATCGTTGACGAATTCACCGGCCGCGTGCTTCCGGGAAGACGATACAGTGGTGGATTACACCAGGCCATAGAAGCAAAAGAAGGCGTCCCAATCAAAGAAGAGAGCATCACGTACGCTACGATCACGTACCAGAACTACTTCAGGATGTACGAAAAGCTCGCCGGTATGACCGGTACGGCTAAGACGGAGGAAGAGGAATTCAAAGCCATATACGGTCTTGAGGTTGTCGTCATTCCCACGCACAAACCCATGATTCGCGTTGACAGGGACGACTTGGTTTACAGGACTGCCGAGGAGAAATACCGTGCGATCGTTGAGGAGATCAAAAGAAGGCATGAAAAAGGTCAGCCGGTGCTCGTTGGTACGACTTCCATCGAAAAGAGTGAAAAACTCAGCGAGATGCTTAAGCGAGAAAAGATACCTCACCAAGTGCTGAACGCAAAGTACCACGAAAGGGAAGCACAGATCATCGCTTTGGCCGGTCAAAAAGGCGCGGTCACGATTGCGACGAACATGGCCGGTAGGGGTACGGATATAAAGCTTGGACCTGGGGTTAAGGAACTCGGTGGATTACTCGTCATCGGTACCGAGAGGCACGAGAGTAGGAGAATTGACAACCAGCTTCGTGGACGATCCGGAAGACAGGGAGATCCAGGTGAGTCGATCTTCTACCTCTCCCTGGAAGATGACTTACTCAGAATTTTCGGTGCGGATCAGATAAGGAAGATAATGGATGTGGTGAAGATAGAACCTGGCCAGCCGATTTACCATCCGCTTCTGACAAAACTCATCGAACAGGTTCAAAAGAAGGTCGAGGGTATAAACTTCTCGATAAGGAAATTCCTCCTGGAACTTGACAGCGTCCTCGATACTCAAAGACGCGCGATCTACGGTTACAGGGATTACATACTCTCCAGTGGTGTGGACGCGTTCATCGAAGAAGCGATCGAGCACTTTGTTGAATCCAGGCTCGAAGAATTTTGCACAAAAGCCGAATGCAACATGGAAGCCCTGCGAGATTCACTTGCCGTTGTCAGGGATTATGTCTCACTCGGCGATAAGGTCATGAGTAGAGACGAGCTAAAGGAAGAACTGGTACGCCAACTTAAAATGGCCTACGAGGAGAAGAAAAAAGAATTTTCCGAAGAGTTCGATTACGTTGCGCGGTTTATTGTGCTCAGGGTGATCGATGAAAATTGGCGCCAGTATCTCGAAGAAGTTGAGCACGTTAAAGAATCGGTCAGGTTGAGAAGCTACGGCCAAAAAGACCCGGTACTCGAGTTCAAAAGGGAAACGTACCTCATGTTTAACGAGATGATGTCGCGTATTTACGAACTTGCCGTTTCTTACCTGCTCAACCTTCGGAGAGTGGATAACAGGGCCGAAGAGGAGTCGAAGAAAGAACTTGCACGGGTCACAACGATACACGAAGAGTTCAAACTCGTCTCCGAGGAAAAACCAACGAGTGGAAAAAGGCCAAAACTTAAACTCAAGAGGAGTTAA
- a CDS encoding cyclic nucleotide-binding domain-containing protein: protein MRLEGTIFKAGEVPKRLFKIVSGTVRETRKKTYHDLTNGDFVALVEYLLQIPVEEDVIALEETELVEVNWEDEFLNILDKVYSLREIISQTSVDVENIVLDDFQFEEVNLDEYLDQIEALLTLSAGELPDDKDEAVKLIESLEEDKLITKVNLVKKFVEKFPSEEIGAKMLIETAAKVYIVLGDKYIAKALLKKVLFLFSNSPSYCLEAVKTLESIYREEGNIMWRKYRKIAKVLEARLRGNY, encoded by the coding sequence GTGCGACTCGAGGGAACGATTTTCAAGGCTGGTGAGGTTCCAAAGCGACTTTTCAAAATAGTGTCGGGTACCGTTAGGGAGACGCGGAAGAAGACGTATCACGACCTGACAAATGGTGACTTTGTAGCTTTAGTCGAGTACTTGCTCCAGATTCCCGTTGAAGAAGATGTCATTGCTTTGGAAGAAACCGAACTTGTCGAGGTTAACTGGGAGGACGAGTTTCTAAACATCCTTGACAAGGTTTATAGTCTGAGGGAGATCATCTCCCAGACGAGCGTTGACGTTGAGAACATTGTTCTTGACGACTTTCAGTTCGAAGAGGTGAATCTTGACGAATACCTCGATCAGATCGAGGCACTTCTCACCTTAAGTGCCGGGGAATTGCCGGACGATAAGGATGAAGCGGTAAAACTCATCGAAAGTCTGGAGGAGGACAAACTTATAACAAAAGTCAACCTCGTAAAGAAATTTGTCGAGAAATTCCCAAGCGAGGAAATCGGTGCTAAGATGCTTATAGAAACGGCCGCGAAGGTTTACATCGTTCTGGGTGATAAGTATATTGCGAAGGCGTTGCTGAAAAAAGTTCTCTTTCTTTTCTCAAACTCACCGAGCTACTGTCTTGAAGCGGTAAAGACACTTGAAAGCATATACAGGGAAGAGGGAAACATCATGTGGAGAAAATACAGAAAGATCGCCAAAGTACTGGAGGCGAGGTTACGTGGAAACTATTGA
- a CDS encoding Crp/Fnr family transcriptional regulator yields the protein METIELSAGEEIFKAGDVGKYIYVLKSGKVKISVGLYDFFLTAQEPVAFGLEVLLGKPYTETCRAVEDTKLIRCEKNEFLDVYTRTDVGKNSLVEYMRRTARALGWI from the coding sequence GTGGAAACTATTGAGCTCTCCGCAGGTGAGGAAATCTTCAAAGCGGGCGATGTTGGAAAGTACATCTACGTTCTCAAATCTGGCAAGGTCAAGATTAGTGTTGGGCTGTACGATTTTTTCCTGACCGCGCAAGAGCCCGTCGCGTTTGGACTGGAAGTACTCTTGGGCAAACCCTACACCGAAACGTGCAGGGCGGTTGAGGACACAAAGTTGATAAGGTGCGAAAAGAATGAGTTCCTGGATGTTTACACGAGGACCGATGTGGGAAAGAACTCCCTCGTAGAGTACATGCGACGCACAGCGAGGGCTCTTGGTTGGATTTAG
- the mce gene encoding methylmalonyl-CoA epimerase, which translates to MFTKRIDHIGIAVKNAQEKLKLYRDFLGLELTEVEELPDRGLRVYFIKVGDTRIELLEPIHENSEVSSFLEKRGEGIHHIAFNVEGIDEAVELAKAHGLQPLSEEPKMGAGGTRVLFLHPKTTGGVLVELVEGEH; encoded by the coding sequence ATGTTCACCAAACGGATCGACCATATAGGTATCGCGGTGAAGAACGCGCAGGAGAAATTGAAGCTTTACCGCGATTTCTTAGGCCTTGAACTTACTGAGGTGGAGGAACTACCCGACAGGGGGTTGCGCGTGTACTTTATTAAAGTAGGAGACACAAGGATAGAGTTGCTCGAACCGATACACGAAAATTCTGAGGTATCGAGCTTCTTGGAGAAGCGCGGGGAAGGGATACACCACATCGCCTTCAACGTGGAAGGTATTGATGAAGCTGTCGAATTGGCAAAAGCGCACGGTCTGCAGCCACTATCCGAAGAGCCAAAAATGGGCGCGGGTGGAACTCGTGTGCTATTTTTGCATCCAAAAACGACTGGTGGCGTTTTGGTAGAACTGGTCGAGGGAGAACACTGA
- a CDS encoding acyl-CoA carboxylase subunit beta, which translates to MDELIQKLKELEKEVELGGGQDKIEKQHSEGKLTARERLELLFDPGTFEEIDKFVKHRNTYFGLDKMKLPADGVITGIGKVNGRPVAAFSQDFTVMGGSLGEMHAKKIMKIMDLALRMGIPLVGINDSGGARIQEGVDSLYGYGEIFFRNTIASGVIPQITVIAGPCAGGAVYSPAITDFVVMVNKTAQMFITGPNVIKAVTGEDISKEDLGGALVHNSKSGNAHFLAEDDRHAIEIVKKLLSYIPQNNMEEPQPVEEYTVPDISDIHTIVPTDSKKGFDVRDVIKRVVDEGSFFEVHEYFAKSIVIGFARIAGRSVGIVANQPNYLAGVLDIDSSDKAARFIRFLDAFNIPIITFVDTPGYLPGVKQEHGGIIRHGAKLLYAYSEATVPKITIILRKAYGGAYIAMGSKHLGADFVAAWPTAEIAVMGPDGAANIIFKKEIDASENPEETRKQKIEEYRQMFANPYVAASRGYIDAVIDPRDTRAWIERALEYAATKVEPRPKKKHGNIPL; encoded by the coding sequence ATGGACGAGTTGATACAGAAGTTGAAGGAACTTGAGAAGGAAGTCGAATTGGGTGGTGGACAGGATAAGATAGAAAAACAACACAGCGAAGGCAAGCTTACTGCTCGTGAAAGGCTTGAATTACTCTTTGATCCTGGAACGTTCGAGGAGATAGATAAGTTTGTCAAACACAGGAACACGTACTTTGGTCTGGACAAGATGAAACTCCCGGCCGACGGTGTTATCACCGGGATAGGTAAGGTTAACGGTCGGCCTGTTGCCGCGTTCTCCCAGGACTTTACCGTTATGGGTGGCTCCCTCGGTGAGATGCACGCAAAAAAGATTATGAAAATAATGGACCTGGCACTGAGAATGGGTATTCCGCTTGTTGGTATCAACGACTCCGGTGGAGCGAGGATCCAGGAAGGTGTCGACTCGCTCTACGGGTACGGTGAGATCTTCTTCCGAAACACGATAGCATCCGGCGTTATACCGCAAATCACGGTGATTGCCGGTCCGTGTGCGGGAGGTGCGGTCTACTCGCCAGCCATAACGGATTTCGTTGTGATGGTGAACAAAACAGCACAGATGTTCATCACCGGCCCTAACGTAATAAAAGCCGTCACGGGTGAGGATATCTCGAAAGAAGACCTCGGAGGTGCCCTTGTTCACAACTCCAAGAGTGGTAACGCGCACTTCCTCGCAGAGGACGATAGACACGCCATAGAAATTGTTAAGAAGTTGCTCTCGTATATTCCACAAAACAACATGGAAGAACCACAGCCGGTTGAGGAATACACGGTCCCGGATATCAGTGACATACACACGATCGTTCCAACCGACTCTAAGAAAGGTTTCGACGTCAGGGACGTTATTAAAAGAGTTGTTGACGAGGGTAGCTTTTTCGAAGTACACGAATACTTTGCAAAAAGCATCGTCATTGGATTTGCAAGGATAGCTGGTCGGTCCGTTGGTATCGTTGCGAACCAGCCAAATTACCTTGCCGGAGTACTCGATATAGATTCTTCCGATAAAGCTGCAAGGTTCATCAGATTCCTCGATGCTTTCAATATTCCCATCATCACGTTCGTGGATACTCCTGGATATCTACCCGGTGTGAAGCAGGAACACGGTGGAATCATCAGGCACGGTGCAAAACTGCTGTACGCCTACAGCGAGGCCACTGTTCCGAAGATAACGATAATACTCCGCAAGGCCTATGGTGGCGCGTACATAGCGATGGGTAGTAAGCACTTGGGTGCCGACTTTGTTGCCGCCTGGCCGACGGCCGAGATTGCGGTCATGGGACCGGATGGCGCGGCAAACATCATATTCAAGAAGGAAATCGACGCTTCGGAAAATCCCGAAGAGACACGTAAACAGAAGATCGAAGAGTACAGGCAAATGTTTGCCAACCCGTATGTGGCAGCTTCAAGGGGCTACATCGATGCCGTTATAGACCCGAGGGATACGAGGGCTTGGATAGAGAGAGCTCTGGAATACGCCGCAACGAAGGTTGAGCCCAGACCGAAGAAGAAACACGGAAACATCCCGCTATGA
- a CDS encoding OadG family protein encodes MTEPNELSITIVGVTTVFAVFVILYIVFKIFEYLGISKGKKVKLPKSEDKGTFVQTVREEPTEKIRKSVDAALLKGTEDEEIAAVIAAVYACLGTGVRIKSVQQVPQRSAVRGVKGLRGWEEWRNYGWRGGNRW; translated from the coding sequence ATGACTGAGCCAAACGAACTGAGCATTACGATAGTGGGTGTTACCACAGTTTTTGCCGTTTTCGTCATCCTGTACATTGTCTTCAAGATCTTCGAGTATCTCGGCATCAGCAAAGGCAAAAAAGTGAAGCTTCCAAAATCGGAAGACAAGGGAACGTTCGTTCAAACTGTTAGAGAAGAGCCTACCGAGAAGATCAGAAAAAGCGTCGATGCTGCTTTACTCAAGGGTACCGAGGACGAAGAAATAGCCGCGGTGATAGCGGCGGTGTACGCTTGTCTTGGAACCGGTGTTAGGATTAAGTCAGTCCAGCAGGTTCCACAGAGGTCCGCTGTTAGAGGTGTCAAGGGATTGAGAGGATGGGAAGAATGGAGAAACTACGGTTGGAGAGGTGGAAATAGATGGTAA
- a CDS encoding biotin/lipoyl-containing protein produces the protein MVRKFLVKVNGREYVVEVEELGTAEQSVQQFVSQRTVREIIETERVESPKGQERVEERPMPQETVKRSEEPSSYVSSAHAIVAPMSGVILKVLVSPGQKVEHGQKVVILEAMKMENDIVADRPGVVKSVKVKEGDNVDTGQILVELE, from the coding sequence ATGGTAAGGAAATTCTTGGTGAAGGTGAACGGAAGAGAGTACGTTGTTGAAGTCGAGGAACTTGGAACAGCAGAGCAATCCGTTCAGCAATTTGTCTCCCAACGGACGGTGCGAGAGATTATTGAAACGGAACGTGTTGAATCCCCAAAGGGCCAGGAACGCGTCGAAGAAAGACCGATGCCACAAGAAACTGTGAAACGGTCGGAGGAACCATCTTCTTACGTTTCCAGCGCGCATGCCATTGTCGCTCCCATGTCCGGGGTTATCCTCAAGGTCCTCGTCTCTCCGGGCCAGAAGGTTGAACACGGCCAGAAGGTTGTTATCCTCGAGGCCATGAAGATGGAAAATGACATCGTTGCCGACAGACCTGGCGTTGTGAAGAGCGTGAAGGTCAAAGAAGGTGACAACGTCGACACCGGTCAAATCCTTGTTGAGTTAGAGTGA
- a CDS encoding cobalamin B12-binding domain-containing protein, with protein MEGKKIRVLIAKPGLDGHDRGAKVVARGLRDAGMEVIYTGLRQTPEEIVKSAMQEDVDIIGLSILSGAHMSVCKKVLELMDKHNFHVPIFVGGIIPPDDAEELLKMGIKAVFGPGTPISEIVKKIEEVLGVNTNA; from the coding sequence GTGGAGGGTAAGAAGATCAGGGTGTTAATAGCCAAGCCCGGACTTGATGGTCACGACAGAGGTGCGAAAGTCGTTGCTCGGGGACTTAGGGATGCGGGAATGGAAGTCATATACACCGGTCTCAGACAGACTCCGGAGGAGATCGTAAAATCCGCCATGCAGGAAGACGTTGATATCATCGGACTTTCGATCCTTTCCGGTGCGCACATGAGCGTATGTAAAAAAGTGCTTGAACTGATGGACAAACACAACTTCCACGTCCCGATATTCGTTGGTGGAATCATACCACCGGACGACGCGGAAGAATTGCTGAAAATGGGCATAAAAGCAGTTTTTGGACCAGGTACGCCGATCTCGGAGATCGTCAAAAAGATCGAAGAAGTTCTTGGGGTGAATACAAACGCTTAA
- the meaB gene encoding methylmalonyl Co-A mutase-associated GTPase MeaB: MGNQKNVFSKGDFPQLLEKVRQKDQIALARAITIIENEPEKALLIEEFYAREINDATSYIIGFTGSPGAGKSTLVDSYVSLLRKTGAQVGIIAVDPSSPFTGGALLGDRIRMKRHFTDDGVFIRSMGSRGCVGGLNDAVFGVIMLYKLYGFDYIIVETVGAGQSEIDIVYVADTVVLVLSPGGGDEIQLMKAGIMEIADIFVINKSDMDGADLLKVNLEAMLKFSEQEKPIVLTVATSGKGVGELAEKIESHKFFLKDSGEIDVRRLRRLRKHAETIIARRVRALLDGEKDLNGKVSDFVERIVSKLCTS, encoded by the coding sequence ATGGGTAATCAAAAAAACGTTTTTTCGAAGGGTGATTTCCCCCAACTACTTGAGAAGGTTAGGCAGAAGGACCAGATAGCCTTAGCACGTGCCATTACGATAATTGAGAATGAACCGGAAAAGGCTCTCTTAATCGAAGAATTCTACGCGCGCGAAATTAACGATGCAACTTCTTACATAATCGGTTTCACCGGTAGTCCAGGTGCTGGCAAGAGCACGCTCGTTGACAGTTACGTTTCCCTGCTGAGAAAAACAGGTGCGCAGGTGGGCATCATAGCTGTGGATCCGTCCAGCCCGTTCACCGGTGGTGCGTTGCTTGGTGATCGCATACGCATGAAGCGACACTTCACCGATGATGGTGTTTTTATCCGTAGCATGGGTAGTCGCGGATGTGTCGGGGGATTGAACGATGCAGTTTTCGGTGTTATCATGCTCTACAAACTTTACGGGTTCGATTACATCATCGTCGAAACAGTTGGAGCTGGTCAAAGTGAAATAGACATCGTTTACGTTGCCGATACAGTGGTGCTCGTACTCTCACCCGGTGGAGGAGACGAGATACAATTGATGAAAGCTGGAATTATGGAAATAGCGGACATTTTCGTTATAAACAAATCCGATATGGATGGCGCTGATTTGCTCAAAGTGAACCTCGAAGCCATGTTGAAATTCTCCGAGCAGGAAAAACCCATCGTGCTCACGGTCGCCACTTCCGGAAAAGGTGTAGGCGAACTTGCCGAAAAGATTGAATCGCACAAGTTCTTCCTGAAGGATTCCGGTGAAATAGATGTGCGCAGGCTCAGAAGGTTGAGGAAGCACGCCGAAACGATCATAGCTCGCAGGGTGCGAGCATTGCTTGATGGTGAAAAGGATCTTAACGGTAAAGTCAGCGACTTTGTTGAGAGGATAGTTTCCAAACTATGCACGAGCTGA
- a CDS encoding DUF2520 domain-containing protein: MHELTYSTSDEFSLDSLLFHVVGVGKVSSSFARNLARKCPLVRFGYVVSRDIDKSRSLAHELGAEPKSYNDEFVLEGVVLFGYSDSVLVDAPKIVGEKIGSDVIAVHFSGFHPSTIFPKSWNPVSIHPNCAVASYDFDFTRKVFGIEGSEKGLKIAKLLLEKLDAQYFEIRTDAKKIYHLAAVLTSNFPVAFLYLARKLYRELGIDETLIRHILHSLLGSVASNVFEKELQEALTGPVKRGDWEVVEEEGKIFCEHFPEYATIYDTTVLVLKSLLDESRKDLER; encoded by the coding sequence ATGCACGAGCTGACTTATTCGACGTCGGACGAATTTTCACTCGATTCGCTTCTTTTTCACGTTGTCGGTGTTGGGAAAGTTTCATCTTCCTTTGCAAGAAATCTGGCACGTAAATGCCCACTGGTACGCTTCGGTTATGTTGTATCGAGGGATATCGATAAGTCGCGTTCCCTTGCCCACGAACTTGGAGCGGAGCCGAAGAGTTACAACGACGAATTTGTCCTCGAAGGTGTTGTACTGTTTGGTTACAGCGATTCGGTACTAGTCGATGCTCCAAAAATTGTTGGTGAAAAAATTGGTTCTGATGTCATCGCCGTGCACTTCAGTGGATTCCACCCGTCAACAATTTTTCCGAAATCATGGAATCCCGTTTCGATACACCCGAACTGTGCGGTAGCGAGCTACGATTTCGATTTCACACGAAAGGTTTTCGGTATCGAAGGTTCAGAAAAGGGCCTTAAGATTGCCAAGTTGTTACTTGAAAAACTCGATGCACAGTACTTTGAGATCCGAACCGATGCGAAAAAAATTTACCACCTGGCTGCGGTGTTGACCAGCAACTTCCCCGTCGCCTTTCTTTACCTGGCTAGAAAGCTGTACCGGGAATTGGGCATCGATGAAACCTTGATTCGGCACATTCTTCATTCGCTGCTGGGTTCCGTGGCATCGAACGTTTTTGAAAAAGAACTTCAGGAAGCACTAACAGGTCCGGTAAAAAGGGGAGACTGGGAGGTTGTCGAGGAAGAAGGAAAAATTTTTTGCGAACACTTCCCAGAATACGCTACCATCTATGACACGACAGTTTTAGTTTTGAAGAGCCTACTCGATGAATCACGTAAAGATTTGGAGAGGTGA